From Candidatus Firestonebacteria bacterium RIFOXYD2_FULL_39_29:
AACATGTTATAAGCTTGTTCAGCCGCCTTTATATTTTTCTCAACAATGTCGCCTTTCCCTTCAAACTTATGACGGATGGCCTTTTCGATACCTGACATGGAAACTATACCGGTGATCCCGCAGAAAGCACCCACCATTATTGTATTCGGAATAGGCCGGCCCAGTATTTCTATCGCCAGTTTTGTGGCATCTATAGTGACTACATTAGCTTTTGCTTTGATCTTAAGTTCTGATGCAGGCTTTGCCGTATTGACCAGAACAACACCGCCGTCTTTAAGCCCTGCAAATACATCCACGATACCGATTATTGTGGGATCCTGTACAATTACGTGATCCGGTTCATAGATCTGCGATCTTACTCTGATCGGAGTCTCGCTTATCCTAACGAAAGAAGCCACTGGAGCGCCCATTCTTTCTGAACCAAAAGTCGGGAACGCCATGGTGTACTTGCCGTCAGAAAAAGCAGCAGTTGCCAGAAGTTCAGCGGC
This genomic window contains:
- a CDS encoding pyruvate ferredoxin oxidoreductase (catalyzes the ferredoxin-dependent oxidative decarboxylation of pyruvate to form acetyl-CoA); its protein translation is MIEIRLHGRGGQGVVTAAELLATAAFSDGKYTMAFPTFGSERMGAPVASFVRISETPIRVRSQIYEPDHVIVQDPTIIGIVDVFAGLKDGGVVLVNTAKPASELKIKAKANVVTIDATKLAIEILGRPIPNTIMVGAFCGITGIVSMSGIEKAIRHKFEGKGDIVEKNIKAAEQAYNMLKKK